The genomic interval GCAGGTGGGGGAAAAGCCTGGGGGTCTGGGGGAGGTAGGCCCTAAGGGGCAAGGCCTTGGGGTCCTTGGGGGCATGGCCGAAGAGGCTTGCCCTTCCCCCATCGGGCCGAAGCCGGCCAGCCAGGATGGCCAAAAGGGTGCTCTTGCCCGCCCCATTGGGGCCCAAAAGCCCCACCACCCCTCCTGGCACCCTAAGGCCCACCCCCCGAAGCCTCCCCACCTTGGTTAGCCCCTCCGCCACCACCATAGAATCCCTCCCACAACTCCCAGGAACGCCCAGAGGCTTAGGGAAAGGTCCCGGTCCAAAGGAGCCGCCTGGGGATCGGCCAAGGCGATGAGCCTAACCCCCGGCACCTGGGCCTCCGCGGCCTCCCAGAGGATGACCCCAGGAGAAAGGGCGAAAAGGGAAAGCTCGGGCTGCCGGGCAAGGAGAAGGGCGAAGCTCCCCGTGGGCAGATGGGGAAGGGGAAGGCCAGAGGCCCGGTCGTACCGGTTCCCCACCACCTGGGCCTTGGCCAAGGGGTCGTCCACCAAGAGGTCATAGAGGTTGCCCCCAAAAGCGTTCCCCTCCACCTGGGCCGAGTTTTCCCCCCTTTCCCGGGTGAGGCGCAAGGCGGTGCCGTTTTCCTGGAAGCGGTTTCCCGCCACCCGCACCTGGACGGCGTCCATCAGGACCAGGCCCAGGGTGTTTTCCGCAAAGAGGTTGTCCAGGACCTGGGTTCCTCGCTCGTCCTGCAGCAAAAGCCCATAACCCACGGGGCTTTTGTGCCCGTAAAGCCGGTTTTCCCCCACCCGGTTTTCCGCCCCGTGCATCACGGCATTGCCGATGCCGTTGCCCCAGGAATGGTTGCCCTGGATTTCCACCCCCCAGGAGAACATCACGTGAAAGCCATAGCGGCCGTTATTCTCCAGAAGGTTCTCCCTGATCCTCATCCCTGGGCTGTACTCCACATAGACCCCGTCCATGAAACCCCAAAGATGGCTTCCCTCCACCAGGGCCTGCGGGCTGGAGTAGACCAAAACCCCGGGGGATTGGCCCAGGCCCCGGGCCTTAAGCCGCCGGAGGGTAGCCCCTGGGGAATCCTCCACCCGCACCGCGGCGGGGGCTTCTTCCACCGCCACATCCTCCAGTAGGCACCCCTCGCACCCCCGCAGGTAGATGGCGGCGTCGGGCTCAAAAAAATCCTCCTCGGATCCTGCCCCCACCACCGTTAGCCCCCGCACCCGTATCCCTGGGGCCAGGAGGCTTAGGGTGTGGCCCCCCTTCCCCCGGAGCACCGCCCCTTTTCCCTCCACCACCAGGTTTGGGGTGGTAAGGACCAAGGGGCCCTCCACCTCCCCCTTTAGGCGGAGTACCGGGGCCGCCCAGGCGGAGAGGAGGGAGCACGCCAAAAGGGGAGGAAGAAACGCCCGCATTCTCCCCCAGGGTAAGAGGGGGGAAGGGGACATTTGTACTTCACTTGCCGGGTTCCTTTCCTCCCCACCGCCTGGTACCCTAAGGGCGTGAGGCCTATCTCCTTTCTGTCATATCCTTTCCTCCTGTTTCGTTCTCTAAGCCCCAAGGAGATGACGCCTACCGAAGGCCCTTTCCGGGGCCCCCACCCTGGCGCACGCCAGGGTGGGGTGGTATCCCGGGGTTTTCCCAGAGGTTTAGCCCTAGGGCTAAGCCTGCTCCTGGGCGGGGCCGCCTGGGCCCAGGCCCTGGCCACCCCCGGCTGGGTGCGCCTGGTACCCCCGGTGGTCAAGGACACCGCCGCTTACCTGACCCTGGAGAACCGGGGGAAGGCCCCTTTGCGCCTGGTGGGGGCGGAAACGGAGGTGGCCGAGCGGGTTTCCATCCACAAAGACCATCGGGAGCACCGGGGGGGGCAGGTGGTTTTGGGCATGCGCCCCCTCCCCTACCTGGACATTCCGGGAGGGGGCAAGGTGGAGTTCCGCCCGGGGAAGTACCACCTTATGCTGGAAGGGCTTAAGCGCCCCCTGAGGGCAGGGGAAAAGGTGACCCTGGTCCTGAAGTTCCAAGACGGTAGCAGGCTTAAGGTGATCCTGCCGGTGGAGATGCGATGAGAGGAAGACTCGCCTTGCCCGTCCTGCTGGTCCTGGCCCTGGTAGGGGTGGCCTATCTCCTCTTGCCCAAGGGCACCCATAGCTTCTACGGCACCCGGCTTTTGAACCCCAAGCCCGTGGACTTTGCCCTCGAGGGGCCCCAAGGCCCGGTGCGGCTTTCCGATTTCAAGGACAAGCTGGTCCTCATCTTTTTCGGCTACGTCCACTGCCCCGATGTCTGCCCCACCACCATGCTGGCCCTGAAGCGGGCCTATGAACGGCTTTCCCCTAAAGAGCAAGAGAGGGTGCAGGTGCTCTTCATCAGCGTGGACCCGGAGCGGGACACCCCAGAGGTATCCGACCAGTACGCCAAAGCCTTTAATCCGAGCTTCCTGGGCCTTACGGGAAGCCCAGAAACCATCCAGGAGGTGGCCCGCACCTTTGGGGTCTACTACCAAAAGACCCAGTACCGGGGCCCAGGGGAGTACCTGGTGGACCACACCGCCACCACCTTTGTGGTAAAAGGGGGCCAGCTGGTCCTTCTCTTCAGCCCGGACAAGGTGGAGGAAACGGAGAAGGTAGTGGGGGACCTCAAAGCCTTGTTGTAAACTATCCCCATGGATTTCCTCAAGGATTTGCTGCAAAGGATTTCCGAGAAGGCCCGTTCGGCCACCAGCGAAGTGGAAAAGCGCTTAGAGGAGCTTCGGGAAAAGCTGGACCAGGACAAGGACGGCAAGCCCGACCTGGTGGAAAAGGCCCTTCAGGAAGCTCAGAAGGCCCTCGAGGAGGCCAAGGCCCGCCTGGCCGAGCTGGACCAGGACAAGGACGGCATCCCCGATAAGCTGAAGGAGCTTTCGGAGAAAGCGGCCCAGGCCGCCGAAGCCGCCAAGGCCAAGGCGGAGGAAGCCGCCCGCCTCCTTAAGGAACGTCTGGGCAAGGGGGATTCCCCCTCCTAACCCCCAGGAAGGGATTAGCCTAAGGCCACGTCCAGGGCCATCATGAGGGCGAAGCCCGTCATCACCCCAAAGGTGGAGATGTCCCCGTTGCCCTCCGCCTGGCTTTCCGGAATCACCTCCTCCACGATCACGAACACCATGGCCCCTGCCGCCAGGGCCATGAGGTAGGGCAGTAGGTAAAGCATCTGCGTGACCAAAAGGGCTCCCAGCAAGGCCCCAAGGGGCTCCACGATGGCGGAAAGCTGGCCGTAGAACCAGGCCTTTGCCGCCGGGATACCTGCCCGCCTTAGGGGCCAGGCCACCGCCAACCCCTCCGGCAGGTTTTGCAGGCCGATGCCCACCGCTAAGGCGATGGCCCCACCCAAGGTGGCGGCTCCCGTAGGGTCCAACCCTGCGGCTCCAAAGGCCACCCCCACCGCCAGGCCCTCGGGGAAGTTGTGGAGGGTGATGGCCAGGATCAGGAGGGTGGTGCGCCGCCACAGGGTGCGAATCCCCTCCTCCTGCGCCCCTGGCCCCAGGTGCACATGGGGAAGGAAGCGGTCCAGGAGGCGCAACAAAGCCCCACCCAGAAGGAAACCCACCACCGCAGGCACCCAGGGAACCATCCCCTGAGCCTCAGCCATCTCCATGCCCGGAAGGAGAAGGGAAAAGACGCTGGCCGCCAGCATCACGCCAGCGGCGAAACCCAGCATCCCATCCAGAAGCTTGCGGCTGGGCTCCTGCGCCAGGAACACGCTGGCGGCCCCCACCGCGGTGAGCCCCCAGGTAAAGAGCCCTCCCAAGAGGGCGTAGAGGAAGACCGGGGTTTCCATGGCCCCAGTTTAGGCTTACCTAAAATCCCAGGCAAGCCCGGCTTGGGGTATCCTGAGGTAAGGTATGCTGGATAAGCTTGCGCGCCTAGAAGAGGAATACCGGGAGCTGGAAGCGCTCCTCGCCGACCCTGAGGTCCTGAAGGACCAGAAGCGCTACCAGGCCCTCTCCCGGCGGTATGCGGAGATGGGGGAGGTGATCGCCCTCATCCGGGAGTACCGGAAGGTGCTGGAGGACCTGGAGGGGGTGGAAGGCCTCCTCGAGGACCCCGAGCTGAGGGAGGTGGCCAAGGCGGAGAAGGAGGCCCTCCTTGCCCGCAAGGCGGAGTTGGAAGGGGAACTGGAGCGGCATCTCTTGCCCAAAGACCCCCTGGACGAGCGGGACGCCATCGTGGAGATCCGCGCCGGCACCGGGGGCGAGGAGGCCGCCCTTTTCGCCCGGGACCTTTTGCAGATGTACCTGCGCTTCGCCGAGGAGATGGGGTTTGAAACGGAGATCCTGGACTCCCATCCCACGGACCTGGGAGGCTTCTCCAAGGTGGTCTTCGAGGTGCGGGGGCCCGGGGCTTACGGCACCTTCAAGTACGAAAGCGGGGTCCACCGGGTGCAACGGGTCCCGGCCACGGAAACCCAGGGGCGGATCCACACCTCCACGGCCACGGTGGCGGTGTTGCCCAAGGCGGAGGAGTCCGACTTCCAGCTCAACATGGAGGAGATCCGCATTGACGTGATGCGGGCCTCGGGGCCTGGGGGCCAGGGGGTAAACACCACGGACAGCGCCGTGCGGGTGGTGCACCTCCCCACGGGGATCATGGTCACCTGCCAGGACTCCCGCAGCCAGATCAAGAACCGGGAAAAGGCCCTGATGATCCTGCGAAGCCGCCTCCTGGAGATGAAGCGGGCGGAGGAGGCGGAGAAGCTCCGAAAGACCCGCCTGGCCCAGATCGGCACCGGGGAGCGCTCGGAGAAGATCCGCACCTACAACTTCCCCCAGTCCCGGGTCACGGACCACCGCATTGGCTTCACCACCCACGACCTCGAGGGCATCCTCTCGGGGCACCTTCAGCCCCTGCTGGACGCCCTCAAACGGGCCGACCAGGAACGGCAGCTGGAGGCCTTGACGGAAGCGTGATGCGCCGCGAGATCCTGGTGGTGGCGGCCATCCTGTTGGACCGCCAGGGGCGGGTTCTCCTGGTGGGGAACGACTGGGGCCGGCGGGGCATGGTGCGCTACACCCTCCCCGGGGGCACCGTGGAGCCTGGGGAAACGGTTCTCGAGGCCCTGGTGCGGGAGGTGCGGGAGGAGACCGGTCTGAAGGTGAAGGCCATTGAGCACCTGGCCTACGCCATCCAGGTGGAGGACCGGCGCAAGAACGAACGCACCCTGGCCATGGCCTTCAGGGCCAGCTACGAGGGGCTTTTGAACCCCAGGGATCCCGACGGCCACATCGTGGAAGCCCGCTTCTTCACCCCGGAAGAGGTGGCGGTGAAGCTTTCCGGCCACCGCCCCTTGCTGGAACCCCTTTTGGACTATCTGGGAGGAGAGCGGGGACGGTTTTATGCCTACACCGGCTGGGGCCAGCCCGGGGTAAGGGTCTAGGGCCCCAGTTTTCTCTTGAGGTAGGCGGCAAGCTCCTCTATGGCCTTCCTCAGGGCCCGTTGTTCTTCTACAAGGGCCTCGAGGGGGTCCTTTGTTCCCTCCGCGGAAAGGGTCTTGAAAAGGAGGGTGGGGTTGCCGCATTTAGGGCAGGAGATCCCCGCCGGGCGGACAGACGGGGCATAAAAGATGCGGGTACGGCACCGGGGGCAAAGGAGGTACTTGGCCCCAGAGGCTTCCCCTTTGCGCACCGCCTCCTCCAGCTCCAGGGCTTCCTCCCGGGGGAAGCCCAGGAAAAAATCCTCTCCCGCCTGCACCAGACCCACCTCCTCCCGGGTGGGCTTTAGCTCCCCCTGTCCCCCCTCGGGGGTTTCCCAGGTAAACCCGTTCCAGCGGAAGTGGCGAAGGTGCGTTTTCCCCTGGAGATCCTCTATCTCCACGATGAGCTGGAGGCTAGGATCCTTAGGGTAGTAGTAAAAGCGCACCGCCTGCACCCCGGAAAGGCTCTTGGTGCGGGGCAGGGTGTAGGCCAGAGGACCTTCCCCCTTGGCCGGGTAGCCCACCAGCCGCTCAAGGTCATAGAGGGTAAGGCCGGGGCGCTCCATGTCCCCAAAGAGAAGGCTTTCCACATAGCGAAAAGCCGTGGCAAGATCGGGGCCTTGTCCCTGACCAGGGCTGGGGTCCATGGGATCAGTCTACCCTGGTAGACCCTCTCCCGGGTAGACCCCCTTGGCATAATGGGGTCATGTCCCTGCTCTTTTCCCCTTTGGAGCTTCGCGGGCTACGGCTCAAAAACCGCCTGGCCATGTCCCCCATGTGCCAGTACTCCGCCACCTCGGAGGGAGAGGTGACCGACTGGCACCTGCTCCACTACCCCACCCGGGCCCTTGGGGGCGTGAGCCTCATCCTGGTGGAGGCCACCGCCGTGGAGCCTTTGGGCCGCATCAGCCCCCATGACCTGGGCATCTGGTCGGAGGAGCACCTTCCAGGCCTAAAAGAGCTTGCCCGGAGGATCCGGGAGGCGGGAGCGGTGCCCGGAATCCAGCTGGCCCATGCCGGGCGCAAGGCGGGAACCGCCCGCCCC from Thermus caldifontis carries:
- a CDS encoding right-handed parallel beta-helix repeat-containing protein, coding for MRAFLPPLLACSLLSAWAAPVLRLKGEVEGPLVLTTPNLVVEGKGAVLRGKGGHTLSLLAPGIRVRGLTVVGAGSEEDFFEPDAAIYLRGCEGCLLEDVAVEEAPAAVRVEDSPGATLRRLKARGLGQSPGVLVYSSPQALVEGSHLWGFMDGVYVEYSPGMRIRENLLENNGRYGFHVMFSWGVEIQGNHSWGNGIGNAVMHGAENRVGENRLYGHKSPVGYGLLLQDERGTQVLDNLFAENTLGLVLMDAVQVRVAGNRFQENGTALRLTRERGENSAQVEGNAFGGNLYDLLVDDPLAKAQVVGNRYDRASGLPLPHLPTGSFALLLARQPELSLFALSPGVILWEAAEAQVPGVRLIALADPQAAPLDRDLSLSLWAFLGVVGGILWWWRRG
- a CDS encoding copper chaperone PCu(A)C, which translates into the protein MTPTEGPFRGPHPGARQGGVVSRGFPRGLALGLSLLLGGAAWAQALATPGWVRLVPPVVKDTAAYLTLENRGKAPLRLVGAETEVAERVSIHKDHREHRGGQVVLGMRPLPYLDIPGGGKVEFRPGKYHLMLEGLKRPLRAGEKVTLVLKFQDGSRLKVILPVEMR
- a CDS encoding SCO family protein, giving the protein MRGRLALPVLLVLALVGVAYLLLPKGTHSFYGTRLLNPKPVDFALEGPQGPVRLSDFKDKLVLIFFGYVHCPDVCPTTMLALKRAYERLSPKEQERVQVLFISVDPERDTPEVSDQYAKAFNPSFLGLTGSPETIQEVARTFGVYYQKTQYRGPGEYLVDHTATTFVVKGGQLVLLFSPDKVEETEKVVGDLKALL
- a CDS encoding dolichyl-phosphate-mannose-protein mannosyltransferase, giving the protein MDFLKDLLQRISEKARSATSEVEKRLEELREKLDQDKDGKPDLVEKALQEAQKALEEAKARLAELDQDKDGIPDKLKELSEKAAQAAEAAKAKAEEAARLLKERLGKGDSPS
- a CDS encoding ZIP family metal transporter, yielding METPVFLYALLGGLFTWGLTAVGAASVFLAQEPSRKLLDGMLGFAAGVMLAASVFSLLLPGMEMAEAQGMVPWVPAVVGFLLGGALLRLLDRFLPHVHLGPGAQEEGIRTLWRRTTLLILAITLHNFPEGLAVGVAFGAAGLDPTGAATLGGAIALAVGIGLQNLPEGLAVAWPLRRAGIPAAKAWFYGQLSAIVEPLGALLGALLVTQMLYLLPYLMALAAGAMVFVIVEEVIPESQAEGNGDISTFGVMTGFALMMALDVALG
- the prfA gene encoding peptide chain release factor 1 is translated as MLDKLARLEEEYRELEALLADPEVLKDQKRYQALSRRYAEMGEVIALIREYRKVLEDLEGVEGLLEDPELREVAKAEKEALLARKAELEGELERHLLPKDPLDERDAIVEIRAGTGGEEAALFARDLLQMYLRFAEEMGFETEILDSHPTDLGGFSKVVFEVRGPGAYGTFKYESGVHRVQRVPATETQGRIHTSTATVAVLPKAEESDFQLNMEEIRIDVMRASGPGGQGVNTTDSAVRVVHLPTGIMVTCQDSRSQIKNREKALMILRSRLLEMKRAEEAEKLRKTRLAQIGTGERSEKIRTYNFPQSRVTDHRIGFTTHDLEGILSGHLQPLLDALKRADQERQLEALTEA
- a CDS encoding NUDIX hydrolase, translated to MRREILVVAAILLDRQGRVLLVGNDWGRRGMVRYTLPGGTVEPGETVLEALVREVREETGLKVKAIEHLAYAIQVEDRRKNERTLAMAFRASYEGLLNPRDPDGHIVEARFFTPEEVAVKLSGHRPLLEPLLDYLGGERGRFYAYTGWGQPGVRV